The Benincasa hispida cultivar B227 chromosome 11, ASM972705v1, whole genome shotgun sequence genome has a segment encoding these proteins:
- the LOC120090893 gene encoding ribonuclease MC-like, whose translation MCEGVNEYDFLRVVFQWQPATCGVATKPYPYCYQTPQNRFGLDYTMAKPNVQASSSQVNLLFYPKAHFVQTSKQLTRARAHITLVLFKGRENYKVKVLEPRLNEMWGNVITGDNQWLWKPEWDKHGTCIEDILFDQSGYFEYTMNTLYYFNPEEILKNGGIWPTQEGYYTLDEIKSVIKARTGKLPAVGCNYNHWTSYQQLHEISYCVTKEGQTFVDCPSNANKCNGHSAMWYPPPY comes from the exons ATGTGTGAGGGAGTAAATGAGTATGACTTCTTGCGAGTTGTGTTTCAATGGCAGCCAGCCACTTGTGGTGTTGCGACGAAGCCTTATCCTTATTGCTATCAAACCCCACAAAATAGATTCGGCTTAGACTATACAATGGCCAAACCCAATGTTCAG GCTAGTTCATCCCAAGTCAACTTGCTCTTCTATCCCAAGGCACATTTCGTTCAAACATCCAAACAACTCACACGAGCACGAGCACATATCACACTTGTTCTATTCAAAGGTAGGGAAAACTACAAG GTTAAGGTTCTAGAACCCAGACTGAATGAAATGTGGGGAAACGTCATCACAGGAGACAACCAATGGCTATGGAAACCTGAATGGGATAAGCATGGAACTTGCATAGAAGACATTTTATTTGATCAATCAGGATATTTTGAATATACAATGAACACACTCTATTATTTCAATCCTGAGGAGATTCTAAAGAACGGTGGAATTTGGCCTACCCAAGAAGGATACTACACATTGGATGAAATTAAGAGTGTAATCAAAGCAAGAACTGGAAAATTACCAGCCGTTGGATGCAATTATAATCATTGGACTTCatatcaacaattgcatgaaataagcTATTGCGTCACTAAAGAAGGTCAGACTTTTGTGGATTGCCCCTCCAATGCCAACAAATGCAATGGTCATTCCGCCATGTGGTATCCCCCTCCCTACTAG